One Dictyoglomus thermophilum H-6-12 DNA window includes the following coding sequences:
- the hrcA gene encoding heat-inducible transcriptional repressor HrcA — translation MLNLLDERKKIILKITVKDYIESAHPVSSRVLAKKYLLGWSPATIRNEMADLEEEGYLIQPHTSAGRIPSDRGYRFYVDFLLDGYELHEEDVKIANSIIFSVLDWESLLRKVAELMSERTSFIGVVLYPQLREATLKKIEFVDLREETVVIIVTTSTGVVKEKIIKLSTPITEDELQKVKLELNRKFGNKELQKIYWDLDRESKKLSIPSEIIKTLKDILKELIYAGKEEGVFVAGLSKILNHLEFQDINKVKTLVDVLEEEKTLSSLLFTAFLNKGLTILIGQEINIPELSDCSVITTIYSLGENITGSIGMIGPKRMKYERMLAFVELIGKTLSEKLTQILGE, via the coding sequence GTGCTAAATTTGTTAGACGAAAGAAAAAAGATTATATTAAAAATAACTGTAAAAGATTATATAGAATCGGCTCATCCAGTAAGCTCAAGGGTACTAGCTAAGAAGTACCTATTGGGGTGGAGTCCAGCTACTATACGTAATGAAATGGCAGATCTTGAGGAAGAAGGGTACTTGATACAGCCTCATACTTCGGCTGGAAGAATTCCTTCAGATAGAGGTTATAGGTTCTATGTGGATTTTTTGCTGGATGGGTACGAATTACATGAGGAAGATGTTAAGATCGCAAATAGTATAATCTTTTCGGTTCTTGATTGGGAGAGTCTTCTTAGAAAAGTGGCTGAATTAATGTCTGAAAGGACGTCTTTTATTGGGGTTGTTTTGTACCCACAATTAAGGGAGGCAACTCTTAAGAAGATAGAGTTCGTAGATTTGAGAGAAGAGACTGTAGTTATTATCGTAACCACCTCAACAGGTGTAGTTAAGGAAAAAATTATAAAATTATCAACTCCTATTACGGAAGATGAGTTGCAAAAGGTAAAGTTAGAGTTGAATAGAAAATTTGGAAATAAAGAATTACAAAAAATATATTGGGATTTAGATAGAGAGAGTAAAAAACTTAGCATTCCTTCCGAGATTATTAAAACATTAAAAGATATATTAAAAGAGCTAATTTATGCAGGAAAAGAAGAAGGAGTATTTGTAGCTGGACTTTCTAAAATCTTAAATCATTTAGAATTTCAGGATATTAACAAAGTAAAAACTTTAGTAGATGTATTAGAAGAAGAAAAAACTCTATCATCTTTATTGTTCACTGCTTTTTTGAATAAGGGGCTTACCATACTTATTGGACAGGAGATAAATATTCCAGAGCTCAGTGATTGTAGTGTTATAACTACGATTTATTCCTTAGGCGAGAATATTACTGGGTCTATAGGGATGATAGGACCTAAGAGAATGAAATATGAAAGAATGCTTGCTTTTGTAGAATTGATCGGTAAGACTCTATCAGAGAAGCTTACGCAGATTTTGGGTGAATGA
- a CDS encoding SDH family Clp fold serine proteinase encodes MGFWDIFWIIFILSSLSPIVRQRVIEAERFRLIQTLEKKRGSRVITLIHRQETMNFLGIPIARYINIEDSEEVLRAIRLTPEDMPIDLILHTPGGLVLAAEQIAHALKNHKGKVTVFVPHYAMSGGTFIALAADEIVMDENAVLGPVDPQLGEYPAASILNAINKKGVEKVEDKTLILGDVAEKAIRQVKESVFELLKDKMSEEKAKEIAEILSTGTWTHDYPITVEEAQKLGLPVKVGLPKEIYALMSLYPQSPGTRPSVQYIPVPYQPYKGGSTPKQST; translated from the coding sequence ATGGGTTTTTGGGATATTTTTTGGATCATATTTATATTAAGCAGTCTTTCTCCGATAGTCAGACAAAGAGTGATAGAGGCTGAAAGGTTTCGTCTAATTCAGACTCTTGAGAAAAAAAGAGGATCAAGGGTTATAACCCTTATACATAGGCAAGAAACTATGAACTTTTTAGGTATTCCCATCGCAAGATATATTAATATTGAGGATTCAGAAGAAGTTTTGAGAGCTATAAGATTGACTCCTGAGGATATGCCTATCGATTTAATTTTACATACTCCAGGTGGATTAGTCTTGGCGGCTGAGCAGATAGCTCATGCATTAAAGAATCATAAAGGTAAAGTTACTGTTTTTGTACCTCATTATGCTATGTCAGGAGGTACATTTATAGCTCTTGCAGCAGATGAAATTGTAATGGATGAGAATGCAGTTCTTGGTCCTGTGGATCCTCAACTTGGAGAGTATCCTGCTGCATCGATTTTAAATGCTATTAATAAAAAAGGAGTGGAGAAGGTTGAGGATAAGACCCTAATTCTTGGAGATGTGGCAGAAAAGGCAATTAGACAAGTGAAGGAATCGGTTTTTGAATTGTTAAAAGATAAAATGTCTGAAGAAAAAGCAAAAGAGATTGCAGAAATTCTTTCTACAGGTACCTGGACTCATGATTATCCTATAACGGTTGAAGAGGCTCAAAAATTAGGTCTTCCAGTAAAAGTTGGTTTGCCAAAAGAAATTTATGCTCTTATGAGTTTGTATCCTCAATCTCCTGGAACAAGACCTTCTGTTCAGTATATTCCTGTACCTTATCAACCTTATAAAGGAGGTAGTACACCTAAACAAAGTACATAA
- a CDS encoding rhomboid family intramembrane serine protease, with the protein MIPLKDDVPSRRYPIVNTILLISNILVFLWEISLPQRVLENIIFKYGVIPYRFFNIALLPHGILTLFTSMFLHGGWSHVIGNMLYLYIFGDNVEDAMGHFRYLIFYLLSGILAGITQVFFSSNPYIPAIGASGAIAGVLGAYMRYFPLARVLTITFFIFFIDFIYIPAFLYIGLWFLLQVSSGLFSLLIDISGGIAWWAHIGGFVFGFILAKYFRRRKYWFYYYLG; encoded by the coding sequence ATGATTCCTTTAAAAGATGATGTTCCATCAAGAAGGTATCCTATAGTTAATACAATTCTTCTTATTTCAAATATTCTTGTATTTTTATGGGAAATCTCTTTGCCACAAAGGGTTTTGGAAAACATAATATTTAAATATGGTGTGATACCTTATAGGTTTTTTAACATAGCTCTGCTTCCGCATGGTATTTTAACCCTTTTTACTTCTATGTTTCTACATGGTGGGTGGTCTCATGTTATTGGTAATATGCTTTATCTGTATATCTTTGGAGATAATGTGGAGGATGCTATGGGACACTTTAGATATTTAATTTTTTATCTTTTGTCAGGAATTTTAGCAGGAATAACTCAGGTCTTTTTCAGTAGTAATCCTTATATTCCCGCTATAGGAGCAAGTGGAGCAATAGCAGGGGTTTTGGGAGCCTATATGAGATATTTCCCTTTAGCAAGAGTTTTGACCATTACTTTCTTTATTTTCTTTATTGATTTTATTTACATTCCTGCATTTTTGTATATAGGACTTTGGTTTTTACTTCAGGTTTCCTCAGGTTTATTTTCGCTCTTAATTGATATTAGCGGGGGTATAGCTTGGTGGGCACATATTGGGGGGTTTGTGTTTGGTTTTATTTTAGCGAAATATTTTAGAAGAAGAAAATATTGGTTTTATTATTACTTAGGTTAG
- a CDS encoding RidA family protein: protein MKEIISTSKAPAAIGPYSQGVKVGNMVFISGQIPIDPETGNIVEGGIKEQTRRVLENIKAILESIGGSLNNIVKTTVFMVDLSEFSEMNEVYKEYFSSNFPARSTVQVSALPKNVKIEIEAIAIF from the coding sequence ATGAAAGAGATAATTTCAACTTCTAAGGCTCCTGCTGCTATTGGTCCCTATTCTCAAGGAGTGAAAGTTGGAAATATGGTTTTCATTTCTGGGCAAATTCCTATTGATCCAGAAACAGGAAATATAGTAGAAGGGGGGATAAAGGAACAGACAAGGAGAGTTTTGGAAAATATAAAGGCTATATTAGAATCTATAGGTGGAAGTCTAAACAATATAGTAAAAACTACCGTATTTATGGTGGATTTATCAGAATTCTCTGAGATGAATGAGGTTTATAAAGAATATTTTTCCAGTAATTTTCCGGCAAGATCAACTGTACAAGTTTCCGCTTTACCTAAGAATGTAAAAATTGAAATTGAAGCAATAGCGATTTTTTAA
- the rdgB gene encoding RdgB/HAM1 family non-canonical purine NTP pyrophosphatase, which yields MDKRIIVLATKNEGKVREILEILSEYKDQIKTLKELEFDMDLPEETGKSYEENAFIKAKYVAEITGYPVIAEDSGLEIDALQGELGIYSARFGGNVGYKEKISLVLEKMKDTPWEDRKARFICKAVFYDMKEDVKIITGGKVEGYIAYEPKGEKGFGYDPIFYFPLLDKTFGEIDKSEKNKYSHRFLAFSKLKLFLDAYCKGGKI from the coding sequence ATGGATAAGAGAATTATTGTATTAGCAACAAAAAATGAAGGTAAAGTGAGAGAGATATTAGAGATTCTTTCTGAATATAAAGATCAAATAAAAACTTTGAAAGAATTGGAATTTGATATGGATCTTCCTGAAGAAACAGGAAAAAGTTATGAAGAGAATGCTTTTATTAAAGCAAAATATGTTGCTGAGATTACGGGCTATCCTGTAATTGCTGAGGATTCAGGTCTTGAAATTGACGCTCTACAAGGGGAATTAGGGATTTATTCCGCAAGATTTGGTGGAAATGTGGGATATAAAGAAAAGATAAGTCTGGTTTTAGAGAAGATGAAAGATACTCCTTGGGAAGATAGAAAAGCAAGATTTATATGTAAAGCTGTATTTTATGATATGAAAGAGGATGTAAAAATCATCACGGGAGGAAAAGTAGAAGGATATATTGCCTATGAGCCAAAAGGTGAAAAGGGGTTTGGTTATGACCCTATATTTTATTTTCCGCTTCTTGATAAAACTTTTGGAGAAATAGACAAGTCTGAGAAAAATAAATACAGCCATAGATTTTTGGCTTTTAGTAAGTTAAAATTATTTTTAGATGCTTATTGTAAAGGGGGTAAAATATGA
- the rph gene encoding ribonuclease PH has translation MIRIDKRSNVDLRPVKITRKYLKYPLGSVLIEMGETKVICTVSMEEKVPPFLKGTNQGWLTAEYGMLPGSTPERKVRDVVKGVINGRSQEIQRLIGRSLRAVIDFSKLGERTIWIDTDVIQADGGTRTAAITGAFVALYDALEKLKRDGVIKEIPIKEFVAAVSVGIVDGEILLDLSANEDMRAEVDMNVVMTESGKFVEIQGTAEKTPFTYEQLQQMLNLAKQGIMKLIEIQKKALGLL, from the coding sequence ATGATAAGGATTGATAAAAGATCTAATGTAGATTTAAGGCCTGTAAAGATAACGCGAAAATATTTGAAATACCCCTTAGGTTCTGTCTTAATTGAGATGGGAGAAACAAAAGTTATATGCACGGTCTCTATGGAAGAGAAGGTGCCTCCGTTTCTCAAAGGTACAAACCAAGGTTGGCTAACAGCTGAATATGGAATGCTTCCTGGCTCAACCCCAGAGAGAAAAGTTAGAGATGTAGTTAAAGGAGTAATTAATGGAAGATCTCAAGAAATTCAGAGACTCATAGGTAGGTCGTTAAGGGCAGTTATTGACTTTAGTAAGCTTGGTGAGAGAACAATATGGATTGATACTGATGTAATTCAAGCAGATGGAGGTACAAGAACTGCTGCTATAACAGGTGCTTTTGTAGCCCTTTATGATGCTTTAGAGAAACTAAAGAGAGATGGAGTTATAAAAGAGATACCTATAAAAGAATTTGTGGCTGCTGTGAGTGTTGGAATTGTAGATGGTGAAATACTTCTTGACCTTTCTGCTAATGAGGATATGAGAGCAGAAGTTGATATGAATGTAGTTATGACAGAGAGTGGTAAGTTTGTTGAAATTCAAGGAACAGCTGAAAAGACTCCTTTTACTTACGAGCAACTTCAGCAGATGCTTAACCTTGCTAAACAGGGTATTATGAAGTTAATTGAGATACAAAAGAAGGCTCTTGGTCTTTTGTAG
- a CDS encoding FumA C-terminus/TtdB family hydratase beta subunit, whose amino-acid sequence MKKIHLPEDIGKLEEISVGEWILLNGALYSARDQACKRIVDMLEKGLKPPINLKDIIIYHMGPSPAPPGRVVGSAGPTTSKRMDPFVAKLMKNGVKGFIGKGLRGREVIEAIRKYKGFYLVTVGGAGAYLGDRIKSMKVVAFPELGPEAVYYLEVLDFPVLMAIDSKGNSFWEI is encoded by the coding sequence ATGAAAAAGATTCATCTTCCTGAAGATATTGGTAAGTTAGAGGAAATTAGCGTAGGAGAGTGGATATTGTTAAACGGAGCATTGTATTCTGCAAGAGATCAGGCTTGTAAGAGGATCGTAGATATGCTAGAAAAGGGGCTGAAGCCTCCTATTAATCTAAAAGATATTATTATTTACCATATGGGACCTTCGCCTGCACCTCCTGGTAGGGTGGTTGGATCTGCAGGTCCTACTACGAGTAAAAGAATGGACCCTTTTGTGGCAAAGCTTATGAAAAATGGAGTGAAAGGTTTTATTGGGAAAGGCTTAAGGGGTAGAGAAGTAATAGAAGCAATCAGAAAATATAAGGGTTTTTATCTTGTAACAGTAGGGGGAGCTGGCGCTTATTTAGGGGATAGAATCAAAAGTATGAAAGTTGTGGCTTTTCCTGAACTTGGTCCTGAAGCTGTTTACTATTTAGAGGTTCTTGATTTCCCTGTTTTGATGGCTATTGATTCTAAAGGGAATTCTTTCTGGGAGATTTGA
- a CDS encoding fumarate hydratase — MFRVITQEEIYKELVKLIEEINFSLPKDVESALVEARKKEDNKNAQIVLDILIENSKIAKEKKLPLCQDCGMVVAFVEIGRELCISGSIEDVINNAVRTVYVNDFLRKSVVKDPLRRINTEDNTPAVIHYDIVNGNKLRIYVLIKGFGSENASAVKNLLPTISREELMDEIVDHVRLFGPNACPPLIVGVGIGGTLEKAAILSKKALLRPIGEHNQDPFWASFEDDLLERINALGIGPGGLGGKTTALAVNVEIYPVHIAGFTLAISLQCCAVRHGWIEL, encoded by the coding sequence ATGTTTAGAGTAATCACTCAAGAAGAAATCTATAAAGAGCTGGTGAAGTTAATAGAAGAAATAAATTTTTCCCTTCCTAAGGATGTAGAGAGCGCTTTGGTAGAGGCAAGGAAGAAAGAAGATAACAAAAATGCTCAGATCGTTCTTGATATTCTTATAGAAAACTCGAAAATTGCAAAAGAGAAGAAACTTCCTTTATGTCAGGATTGTGGAATGGTGGTAGCATTTGTAGAAATTGGTAGAGAATTATGTATTAGTGGGAGTATAGAAGATGTTATAAATAATGCGGTAAGAACGGTTTATGTGAATGATTTTCTTAGAAAATCTGTAGTTAAGGATCCTTTAAGAAGGATTAATACAGAAGATAATACTCCTGCTGTTATTCACTATGATATAGTTAATGGGAATAAGTTAAGGATATACGTATTGATTAAAGGTTTTGGTAGCGAGAATGCAAGCGCGGTAAAGAATTTGCTTCCTACCATATCAAGAGAAGAGTTAATGGATGAGATCGTAGACCATGTAAGGTTATTTGGTCCTAATGCTTGTCCACCTTTAATTGTTGGGGTTGGAATAGGTGGTACTTTAGAAAAGGCTGCAATTTTATCTAAAAAAGCATTGTTAAGACCTATTGGAGAGCATAATCAAGATCCTTTTTGGGCTTCTTTTGAGGATGATCTCTTAGAGAGAATAAATGCTCTCGGTATAGGTCCTGGTGGACTTGGGGGTAAAACTACGGCATTAGCGGTAAATGTAGAGATTTATCCTGTGCACATTGCAGGATTTACTCTTGCTATAAGTCTTCAATGTTGTGCAGTAAGGCATGGGTGGATTGAGCTATGA
- a CDS encoding DUF4387 domain-containing protein, with protein MRYKLMDLAKVIRTKNSGPFILTIDIIFKDPHIYHKLKELDYFSKKWWAEIYGIDIEDVISVIYFDPVNAVKANIKRKVPSGSPGDTDVYGAQQHAPLLGVELDV; from the coding sequence ATGAGATATAAGTTAATGGATTTAGCAAAAGTAATACGTACTAAAAATAGTGGTCCTTTCATATTGACTATAGATATCATCTTCAAGGATCCCCATATATATCACAAGCTAAAAGAGCTAGATTATTTTTCAAAAAAGTGGTGGGCTGAGATTTATGGAATAGATATAGAAGATGTTATTTCTGTAATATATTTTGATCCTGTAAATGCTGTGAAGGCTAATATAAAAAGGAAGGTTCCGTCAGGAAGTCCAGGTGATACTGACGTATATGGTGCGCAGCAACATGCTCCCCTTTTAGGGGTGGAATTAGATGTTTAG
- a CDS encoding acyclic terpene utilization AtuA family protein: MIKIFSPTAILGYGFPEETYYKAFSEKPDVIAVDAGSTDPGPYYLGKGISFVDREATKRDLEYLIKMSLKLDIPLLVGSSGGCGTKSSLDWTFDIVKEILEANNLKAKIAKIYSDVDKNIVRKAILENKIRELDGSSKLTLEGLDGITNIVAQIGISPFIEAYEKGVNIILAGRSYDPAPFSAIPIYKGYSKGLSYHLGKILECGAIAAEPGSGRDGLMGVIFEDHFEVYPLNENRRCTVLSVAAHTLYEKSDPYHLVGPDGIIDLTQSVFIQKDDRTVLVKGSKFVEFEEKWIKIEGAKYLGIRGVCIAGVRDPIMISQIDEVLEKQKILLKENFKTLNEDYNIFFHVYGKNGVMGDWEKEKKLSHELGIVIEVVGKDQDHVKTIVGFLRSSLLHYGYENRISTAGNLAFPFSPSETIWGEVYEFGIYHLIKPEDCEFPIKIVEV; encoded by the coding sequence ATGATTAAAATATTCTCTCCTACAGCTATTTTAGGCTACGGTTTTCCTGAAGAGACTTACTATAAGGCTTTTTCAGAAAAGCCAGATGTTATAGCTGTGGACGCAGGTTCAACGGATCCTGGGCCTTATTATTTAGGAAAAGGCATTTCTTTTGTTGACAGAGAAGCTACCAAAAGAGATTTAGAGTATTTAATAAAAATGTCTTTAAAACTTGATATTCCATTACTAGTTGGAAGTTCGGGGGGATGTGGTACAAAGTCTTCCTTAGATTGGACCTTTGATATAGTCAAGGAGATTTTAGAAGCTAATAATCTTAAGGCTAAAATTGCTAAAATATATAGCGATGTTGATAAAAATATTGTCAGAAAAGCCATATTAGAAAATAAAATTAGAGAACTTGATGGATCATCAAAGCTGACTTTAGAAGGTCTTGACGGTATAACTAATATTGTAGCGCAAATAGGTATTTCACCTTTTATCGAAGCTTATGAAAAAGGTGTAAATATTATCTTAGCTGGAAGAAGCTACGATCCAGCACCCTTTTCCGCAATTCCAATTTATAAAGGATATTCAAAAGGTCTTTCATATCATTTAGGAAAAATTCTTGAGTGTGGAGCGATTGCTGCCGAACCTGGTAGTGGAAGGGATGGACTTATGGGGGTCATTTTTGAGGACCATTTTGAGGTTTATCCTTTGAATGAAAATAGAAGATGTACTGTTCTGTCAGTTGCTGCTCATACTTTATATGAAAAGAGTGATCCTTATCATCTGGTCGGTCCTGATGGAATTATTGATCTTACCCAATCAGTGTTTATACAGAAAGATGATAGAACTGTTTTGGTAAAAGGATCGAAATTTGTAGAGTTTGAAGAAAAATGGATTAAAATAGAAGGAGCGAAGTATCTTGGTATAAGAGGAGTATGTATAGCAGGTGTTAGGGATCCTATCATGATTTCTCAAATAGATGAGGTCTTAGAAAAACAAAAAATTCTTTTAAAAGAAAATTTTAAAACCCTAAATGAAGATTATAATATATTTTTCCACGTTTATGGAAAAAATGGTGTTATGGGGGATTGGGAAAAAGAAAAAAAATTGTCTCATGAGCTTGGTATTGTCATTGAAGTTGTTGGTAAAGATCAAGACCATGTGAAAACAATAGTTGGTTTTTTGAGGTCTTCGCTTCTTCATTATGGGTATGAAAATAGAATTTCTACTGCTGGAAATCTTGCTTTTCCTTTCTCTCCCTCAGAGACTATTTGGGGGGAAGTCTATGAATTTGGAATCTACCATCTCATAAAACCTGAAGATTGTGAATTTCCCATAAAGATTGTAGAGGTTTAG
- a CDS encoding methylaspartate ammonia-lyase — protein sequence MIKDAFYSIGLSGFYFDDQRAIKAGAKEDGFAYRGVPLTSGYEAVRQKGESISVMLFLDDGQIAFGDCAAIQYSGAGGREPLFKARDLAKDLEKVVFPFLMNEKWSSFREMCQKLEDLRVNGKKLHTAIRYGVSQVILDTFAKYYKKTMTEIIRDEYSLNFEIKKVPIFAQSGDERYINADKMILKRVDVLPHALINNVETKLGWRGEKLIEYLGWLKERVRILGGDNYYPVFHIDVYGTIGIAFQYNVDEIAEYLGRLEKICYPYKLRIEGPVDMESKELQIEFLSKLRKKLKEKGIKVDIVADEWCNSLNDIKDFIKAEAVDMIQIKTPVLGSIHNSIEAVLYCKENNIGAYLGGSCNETDRSAQVSVHVALATQADQILAKPGMGVDEGLMIVYNEMMRTLRILKRKGLNVIDD from the coding sequence ATGATTAAAGATGCTTTTTATTCGATAGGACTTTCAGGATTTTATTTTGATGATCAGAGGGCTATAAAAGCAGGAGCTAAAGAGGACGGTTTTGCTTATAGAGGAGTTCCTTTAACCTCAGGATATGAGGCTGTAAGGCAAAAAGGGGAGAGTATATCAGTAATGTTATTTCTTGATGATGGTCAAATTGCTTTTGGGGATTGTGCTGCTATTCAATATTCAGGAGCAGGAGGAAGAGAACCACTATTTAAGGCAAGGGATTTAGCAAAAGATTTGGAAAAAGTGGTTTTTCCGTTTCTTATGAATGAGAAGTGGAGTAGTTTTAGAGAGATGTGTCAAAAATTAGAGGATTTGAGGGTTAATGGAAAGAAGCTTCATACTGCTATAAGATATGGGGTTTCCCAAGTTATTCTTGATACTTTTGCAAAATATTACAAGAAAACAATGACAGAAATTATTAGAGATGAGTATTCACTAAATTTTGAAATTAAAAAAGTTCCAATCTTTGCTCAGTCAGGAGATGAGAGGTATATCAATGCAGATAAGATGATCCTTAAGCGGGTAGATGTTTTACCTCATGCTCTTATTAATAATGTAGAGACAAAATTAGGATGGCGAGGGGAAAAATTGATTGAATACTTAGGATGGTTAAAAGAAAGAGTAAGAATTTTAGGAGGCGATAATTATTATCCTGTATTTCATATAGATGTTTATGGGACTATAGGAATTGCTTTTCAATACAATGTAGATGAGATAGCGGAATATCTTGGTAGACTTGAAAAAATTTGTTATCCTTATAAGTTGAGAATTGAAGGCCCTGTGGATATGGAAAGTAAAGAGTTGCAAATAGAATTTTTAAGCAAACTTAGAAAAAAATTAAAGGAGAAAGGTATAAAGGTAGATATTGTGGCAGATGAATGGTGCAATAGTTTGAATGATATTAAAGATTTCATAAAGGCAGAAGCTGTAGATATGATCCAGATAAAGACTCCTGTATTAGGTAGCATACACAACTCTATTGAGGCTGTTCTTTATTGCAAGGAAAACAATATAGGGGCATATTTAGGCGGTAGTTGTAACGAAACTGATAGATCTGCTCAAGTTTCTGTCCATGTTGCATTAGCAACTCAGGCGGACCAAATATTGGCAAAGCCAGGAATGGGTGTAGATGAGGGGCTTATGATTGTTTACAATGAGATGATGAGAACTTTAAGGATATTGAAGAGGAAAGGACTAAATGTAATAGATGATTAA
- a CDS encoding methylaspartate mutase subunit E, giving the protein MVLKNKKWDHNYFLKMREEVLNSWETGKEVNFEEAVSYLKSLPKEKYADYVLKKADEEKRTLLQPRAGVPILREHILLLQYLQKEGGADILPTTIDSYTRQNRYREAQIGIEESLREGKSLLNGFPAVNYGVKACREIIESVDVPVEIRHGTPDARLLAEITLAAGFTSFEGGGITYNIPYAKDVSLENSILYWQYVDYLVGLYAENGVIINRESFGPLTGTLVPPSISISIGIIEALFAAEQGVKSFSVGYGQCGNVIQDAAAINVLDRLTKEYLASFGYYDVHITTVLHHFMGGFPEDEARAYAVISLGTIPAVLSKATKIIVKTPQEAVGIPSKEANAAALRNTRQVLQMLDCQDFIDKNKVQEEEYIIEREVRSILNTVYSVGEGDFVLGTVRAFASGLLDVPFAPSRFTLGRVMPVRDNEGAVRFFDFGNLPFDEEIKSFHRKKLEERAKYEKREISFQMVLDDIYAISKGRLVGRPR; this is encoded by the coding sequence ATGGTTTTGAAGAACAAAAAATGGGATCATAATTATTTTCTAAAAATGAGAGAGGAAGTCTTAAATTCTTGGGAGACTGGAAAAGAGGTGAATTTTGAAGAAGCAGTATCATATTTAAAGTCATTACCTAAGGAGAAATATGCAGATTATGTTTTGAAAAAGGCTGATGAAGAAAAAAGAACCTTGTTACAACCTAGGGCAGGAGTTCCTATATTGAGAGAGCATATTCTTCTACTGCAATATCTTCAAAAAGAGGGTGGTGCAGATATATTACCTACTACTATTGATAGTTATACTAGACAAAATAGGTATAGGGAGGCTCAGATTGGCATTGAGGAAAGTTTAAGAGAAGGCAAGTCATTACTTAACGGTTTCCCAGCGGTAAATTATGGAGTTAAGGCCTGTAGAGAAATAATAGAAAGCGTTGATGTACCTGTAGAGATTAGACATGGAACGCCAGATGCAAGATTACTTGCAGAGATTACCTTGGCGGCTGGATTTACCTCTTTTGAGGGGGGCGGTATTACATACAATATTCCTTATGCTAAAGATGTCTCTTTAGAGAATTCTATTCTATATTGGCAATATGTAGATTACCTTGTGGGACTTTATGCTGAGAATGGTGTAATAATAAACAGAGAATCCTTTGGACCGTTGACAGGTACTCTTGTGCCTCCATCTATTTCTATAAGTATTGGGATTATAGAGGCTCTTTTTGCTGCTGAACAAGGGGTAAAAAGCTTTAGTGTAGGGTATGGGCAATGTGGAAATGTTATTCAGGATGCTGCTGCTATAAATGTGCTCGATAGATTAACAAAAGAGTATTTGGCAAGTTTTGGATATTATGATGTACATATTACTACCGTTTTACATCACTTTATGGGCGGTTTTCCAGAGGACGAAGCTAGAGCATATGCAGTAATAAGTTTGGGTACAATTCCTGCGGTATTATCAAAAGCTACAAAGATCATAGTAAAAACTCCTCAAGAGGCAGTAGGAATTCCATCAAAGGAAGCCAATGCGGCAGCTTTAAGGAATACAAGGCAGGTTCTGCAAATGTTAGATTGTCAAGATTTTATTGATAAAAATAAAGTTCAAGAAGAAGAATATATTATTGAGAGAGAAGTGAGAAGCATATTAAATACAGTATATTCTGTTGGAGAAGGGGATTTTGTATTAGGTACTGTGAGGGCTTTTGCTTCTGGTTTGCTTGATGTTCCCTTTGCTCCAAGTAGATTTACTCTTGGAAGAGTAATGCCGGTGAGAGACAACGAAGGAGCAGTAAGATTTTTTGATTTTGGAAATCTACCTTTTGATGAAGAGATAAAGAGTTTTCATAGGAAGAAACTGGAAGAAAGAGCTAAGTATGAAAAAAGGGAGATTAGTTTTCAGATGGTTTTAGATGATATATATGCTATAAGTAAAGGCAGACTTGTAGGAAGGCCTAGATAG